CATGGGCGCGGAGATCAGGGAAATAAGCCTTCCTCATACGAAGTACGCCGTTAGCTGCTACTATATAATCGCGCCGGCCGAAGCCAGCTCTAACCTGGCCAGATATGATGGAGTGCATTACGGGCATAGGACCCGTTCGGCGGAAAGCCTGGTCGATATGTATTTCAGGAGCCGCAACGAGGGGTTCGGGCCTGAGGTAAAACGCAGGGTACTTTTGGGGACGTATTCGCTGAGCAGCGGTTATTACGACGCTTATTACCTGAAGGCGCAGAAAGTAAGAACGCGGATATCCGAAGATTTCAAGAAGGCTTTTAACGAATGTGATGTGATACTTACCCCTACGGCGCCGACCACGGCTTTCAAACTTGCGGAGAAGATGGACGATCCTTTGACCATGTACTTGTCCGACATCTTTACCATACCGGCTAATCTGGCAGGCATTCCGGCTATTTCCCTGCCGTGCGGTCTGGATGGTAAGGGCCTGCCGGTGGGGCTCCAGTTAATGGCGGGAGCATTCAGGGAAGAGACGATCTTTTCCGCGGCGGGCGCTTTCGAAAAGGCGTGCGCTTTCAGTGGGATCTCATCCGGGAGGGACGATGTCGGATAGGTACGAGACCGTGATAGGGCTTGAGGTCCATGTGCAGTTGGCTACGCGTACCAAGGCCTTCTGCGGATGCAGTACGAAATTCGGCGCTGAGCCTAATTCCCAGGTATGTCCGGTATGCCTCGGGCTGCCCGGAGTGCTGCCGGTCCTGAACAAGAAAGCCTTTGAGTATGCCGTCAAAGTGGCGTTCGCGCTGGATTGTGATGTCCAGAGAACGGTGAAGTTCGACAGGAAGAATTATTATTACCCGGACCTACCGAAGAACTACCAGATAAGCCAGTACGATATGCCCGTGGCGTATAACGGCAGTATCACGCTTGAAGGAGCGGACGGAGGCCAGGTGGTGATCGGAGTGACGCGGGCACATCTGGAAGAGGACGCGGGGAAACTGATACACGGAACGGACGAGCCGTACAGCTATGTCGATCTTAACCGGACGGGCACGCCACTTCTGGAGATCGTGTCCGAACCCGACCTGCGGTCGCCGGAACAGGCATACCAGTATCTTGTCACGTTAAAACAGATCATAAAGTACCTGGATGTTTCCGACTGCAATATGGAAGAAGGTAGTCTGCGTTGCGACGCCAACATCTCTATCCGGGAAAAGGGGACTGAAAAGCTGGGCAGCAAGGTCGAAATAAAGAACCTGAACTCTTTCAAAGCCGTGAGGGACGCGCTGGCGTACGAGGAGATAAGGCAGGCTGAAGCCCTGGACGATGGCGGGAAGATCGTGCAGGAAACACGCCTTTGGGACGAGAATAAGAATATCACGGTCTCTATGAGGACCAAGGAATACGCGCAGGATTACCGTTATTTTCCCGACCCCGACCTTGTGCCTTTCGAGGTCTCCGGAGACCTCCTGGAGGAGATAAGGGCGTTCATGCCGGAGCTCCCCGCGAGCAAGAAAAAGCGGTTCGCTGAAACATATGGTTTGGTCGATCAGGATCTTGAACTGATGGTCTCCGAGCGGGACATCGCCGAGTTCTTCGAGGGTGTCGCGAGGGCGTTGGGAGATGCCAAGACCGCGTGTAACTGGATAAAGGGAGAGGTCCTGATGCATGCCAGGGAGAGGGGGACCGATGTCCCAGGATTGGGCTTGTCCCCGGTTATGCTGGCTTCCATAATTAAAATGGAAAAAAGCGGTAAGATAAGCGGTCTGGCCGCCAAAGAGGTCCTGAAAGCGCATCT
This window of the Candidatus Omnitrophota bacterium genome carries:
- the gatB gene encoding Asp-tRNA(Asn)/Glu-tRNA(Gln) amidotransferase subunit GatB; amino-acid sequence: MSDRYETVIGLEVHVQLATRTKAFCGCSTKFGAEPNSQVCPVCLGLPGVLPVLNKKAFEYAVKVAFALDCDVQRTVKFDRKNYYYPDLPKNYQISQYDMPVAYNGSITLEGADGGQVVIGVTRAHLEEDAGKLIHGTDEPYSYVDLNRTGTPLLEIVSEPDLRSPEQAYQYLVTLKQIIKYLDVSDCNMEEGSLRCDANISIREKGTEKLGSKVEIKNLNSFKAVRDALAYEEIRQAEALDDGGKIVQETRLWDENKNITVSMRTKEYAQDYRYFPDPDLVPFEVSGDLLEEIRAFMPELPASKKKRFAETYGLVDQDLELMVSERDIAEFFEGVARALGDAKTACNWIKGEVLMHARERGTDVPGLGLSPVMLASIIKMEKSGKISGLAAKEVLKAHLDTGKSPDDIVGEKGLEQVSDRSELEAVIDTVISENERSVNDFKNGKENALSFLVGQTMKKTKGKANPKLVGEMLREKLS